The stretch of DNA CAACGTCAAGACCACCGTCTCGGTCCAGGCCGTCGACATCGTGCAGCGGGCGCTCAGCGTCGTCGGCATCATGGGCTACAAGAACGGCACCCCGTTCAGCCTCGGCCGGCAGCTGCGCGACGTCCTCTCGGCGCCGCTGATGATCAACAACGACCGCATCCTCTCCAACACCGCCAACCTTCTGCTGGTGCAGAAGGGCAGCGGCAAGCTCCTGAGCGCGTGATGGACCAGAGCCTCTCCTCCGATCTCCTGCCCGCTGCCGCCGAGGCGATCGACGACGCCGCGCCTGCGCCGCGCTCGTTCCTCGACAACCTGTTCGACCGCGGCCTCCTGATCCGCACCGGGGTCGACGGGCTCTACGGCCGCTCCGGCGCCTTCGAGAGCGTGGTCGAAGCCCTCGACCGCCTGGTCTCGCGCATCGGCGGGGCCGACGGCGCCGAGGCCTTGCGCTTCCCGCCCGGCATGGCCCGCTCCAGCTTCGAGCGCAGCGGCTACCTCAAGGGCTTCCCGCACCTCGCCGGCACGGTGCACAGCTTCTGCGGCAACGAGGCCGACCACGCCCGTCTCCTGGCCTGCCTGGATGCCGGCGAGGACTGGACCGCCAAGCAGGCCGCCACCGACATCGTCCTGACCCCGGCCGCCTGCTACCCGCTCTATCCGGTCGCCGCCGCCCGCGGCCGGCTGCCCGAGGGCGGGCTGCTGTTCGACCTGCAATCCTACTGCTTCCGGC from Methylobacterium aquaticum encodes:
- a CDS encoding amino acid--[acyl-carrier-protein] ligase, with translation MDQSLSSDLLPAAAEAIDDAAPAPRSFLDNLFDRGLLIRTGVDGLYGRSGAFESVVEALDRLVSRIGGADGAEALRFPPGMARSSFERSGYLKGFPHLAGTVHSFCGNEADHARLLACLDAGEDWTAKQAATDIVLTPAACYPLYPVAAARGRLPEGGLLFDLQSYCFRHEPSLEPTRMQLFRMREYVRMGTPEQVLAFRELWLTRGTKMMSDLGLPLAIDPANDPFFGRAGKMLANNQRAQALKFELNVPVNSEDKPTACLSFNYHQDHFGTTWGIAQADGSVAHTACVGFGLERITLALLRHHGLDLDAWPADVRAQLFG